In Equus quagga isolate Etosha38 chromosome 14, UCLA_HA_Equagga_1.0, whole genome shotgun sequence, one DNA window encodes the following:
- the B3GAT1 gene encoding galactosylgalactosylxylosylprotein 3-beta-glucuronosyltransferase 1 — translation MGNEELWVQPALEMPKRRDILAIVLIVLPWTLLVTVWHQSTIAPLLATHKDDGSDPRRDAPPGTDPREYCMSDRDIVEVVRTEYVYTRPPPWSDTLPTIHVVTPTYSRPVQKAELTRMANTLLHVPNLHWLVVEDAPRRTPLTARLLRDTGLNYTHLHVETPRNYKLRGDARDPRIPRGTMQRNLALRWLRETFPRNSSQPGVVYFADDDNTYSLELFEEMRSTRRVSVWPVAFVGGLRYEAPRVNGAGKVVGWKTVFDPHRPFAIDMAGFAVNLRLILQRSQAYFKLRGVKGGYQESSLLRELVSLSDLEPKAANCTKILVWHTRTEKPVLVNEGKKGFTDPTVEI, via the exons ATGG GTAACGAGGAGCTGTGGGTCCAGCCAGCCTTGGAGATGCCGAAAAGACGGGACATCCTTGCGATCGTTCTCATCGTACTGCCCTGGACGCTGCTCGTCACAGTGTGGCACCAGAGCACCATCGCACCTCTGCTGGCCACGCATAAGG ATGACGGCAGTGACCCCCGGCGCGATGCACCGCCAGGCACCGACCCCAGGGAGTACTGCATGTCTGACCGCGACATCGTGGAGGTGGTGCGCACTGAGTACGTGTACACGCGGCCCCCGCCGTGGTCGGACACGCTGCCCACCATCCACGTGGTGACGCCCACCTACAGCCGCCCAGTGCAGAAGGCTGAGCTGACGCGCATGGCCAACACTCTGCTGCACGTGCCCAACCTGCACTGGTTGGTGGTGGAGGACGCTCCGCGCCGCACGCCGCTGACCGCGCGCCTCCTGCGCGACACCGGCCTCAACTACACACACCTGCACGTGGAGACGCCCCGCAACTACAAGCTGCGCGGCGACGCCCGGGACCCTCGCATCCCGCGCGGCACCATGCAGCGTAACCTGGCCCTGCGCTGGCTGCGCGAAACCTTCCCCCGCAACTCCAGCCAGCCCGGCGTGGTGTACTTCGCGGACGACGACAACACCTACAGTCTGGAGCTCTTCGAGGAG ATGCGCAGCACCAGGAGGGTATCCGTGTGGCCCGTTGCCTTCGTCGGCGGCCTGCGGTACGAGGCCCCACGGGTCAATGGGGCAGGGAAGGTGGTTGGCTGGAAGACAGTGTTCGACCCACACCGACCGTTTGCAATAGACATGGCTGGGTTTGCAGTCAACCTGCGGCTCATTCTGCAGCGAAGCCAGGCCTACTTCAAGCTGCGTGGCGTGAAGGGGGGCTACCAGGAAAGCAGTCTCCTCCGAGAGCTCGTCTCCCTCAGCGACCTGGAGCCCAAGGCAGCCAACTGCACCAAG ATCCTGGTCTGGCACACACGGACAGAGAAGCCGGTGCTGgtgaatgaggggaaaaaaggcttCACGGACCCCACTGTGGAGATCTGA